Proteins co-encoded in one Schistocerca cancellata isolate TAMUIC-IGC-003103 chromosome 5, iqSchCanc2.1, whole genome shotgun sequence genomic window:
- the LOC126188833 gene encoding uncharacterized protein LOC126188833: MDVSADHSVSAVATTGQDSLSTVSENVPAVVQPVVGAVVSETVSDSVPQSVTDVVSRPNSDSVAPTVSQAEPSPSVPAPVVALSDVSEPLPVAESSDVFVEPKPQRDEARSRSSSRQRFRSASSSPSYDRGLARGDRSPSPVGRPPASSWASQRRAGRRDLDVELRPPQAAGSGRQPPRKQQQQQQRASSRHAQSADLSVAAQQRDVAVRHLRTVLSQPASVDVPVLAPDTVSAVTAASLSTKRKAEDVHRRRAGPSIHDRVSVPSSDVEMSVKDSVSVASGVTATATLPPLSPFEPSEWAKDVVEGGET, translated from the coding sequence atggatgtgtctgctgatCATAGTGTCTCTGCTGTTGCGACTACCGGCCAGGACTCTTTGTCCACGGTTTCGGAAAACGTGCCTGCTGTTGTTCAACCGGTTGTGGGTGCTGTTGTGTCGGAGACAGTCTCTGACTCCGTGCCGCAGTCGGTAACCGATGTTGTTTCGCGCCCTAATTCGGACTCTGTTGCCCCCACTGTGTCGCAGGCGGAGCCCTCTCCTTCTGTACCTGCACCCGTCGTTGCACTTTCTGACGTTTCTGAGCCTCTTCCTGTTGCGGAATCGAGCGATGTTTTTGTGGAACCAAAACCGCAGCGGGATGAAGCTCGTTCTCGCAGTTCCAGTAGGCAACGCTTCCGCAGTGCCAGTAGCTCCCCTTCCTACGACAGAGGTTTAGCGCGAGGTGACCGTAGTCCGTCCCCAGTAGGGCGCCCCCCCGCCTCTTCTTGGGCGTCGCAACGCCGCGCCGGGCGGCGCGACCTCGACGTGGAGCTACGGCCGCCTCAGGCTGCCGGCTCCGGGCGTCAGCCGCCgcgcaaacaacaacaacagcagcagcgtgcCTCCTCTCGCCACGCACAGTCAGCTGATCTGAGTGTTGCAGCGCAGCAACGTGACGTTGCTGTTCGCCATCTACGGACTGTGTTAAGTCAACCCGCCTCTGTAGATGTGCCTGTTTTAGCGCCAGACACGGTTTCGGCTGTGACTGCGGCATCTCTGTCGACTAAACGGAAGGCAGAGGATGTACACCGTCGTCGCGCTGGTCCTTCTATTCACGACCGCGTGTCGGTGCCTTCTTCCGACGTGGAGATGTCCGTTAAGGATTCTGTGTCGGTCGCTTCTGGCGTGACGGCTACTGCCACCCTGCCGCCCCTCTCCCCCTTCGAGCCTTCGGAGTGGGCGAAGGATGTTGTGGAGGGTGGGGAGACGTAG